CCAAAACCTCTTTAAAATGCGTTTTTACAGGTTTTGCCAACGGAATTGTTGTGTCGAAAACGTCCAAGGAAATTATTGGCGGATTGGGAGGAGGATTTTCGAAGAGGTAGAATGCGGGGGATTTTTCTCCGCCGATTGTTATGGATTTTCCACGGCTTCCACCCTCACTTTTAGTGGCGCCAAGCGTCACTTCAACAATTTGCCCCAGATACTCCTCTACTGGAGGGGCAAAGTCTGCTTGGAGAATAGCGGTTGGTTTTGCCTTTAACGGTGGAGCAACTTTTAGAGCTTTAGATAGACCTGCCGTGGCAGCAACGCCAGATTGAAGCCACAGCTCCAAGTCTCCGACTTCTATCTCTACGTCTTCAAGTTCTATCTCCTTAAACCGAGTTAAGAGGTCGAGAAGATTAGCTAAGTCTTCTTTATTTTCTTTTCTCACCAAGCTTTTCACCTTTCATAGATCGTATGATGACTTTCTTCGCGTAGATTTTGGCGTCCTTCAGAATTATTTTGTATCCCCCTGTAATGATTGGCAAGGTGGGAACCGTAGCCGCTGGTATTCCTGCTGCAATTTCTCCTTCCACTTCAGTTGGTACAGCTTCTTCTACAGCCACTGGCTCTTCTTTCCATGTTTCAACAATCGAATGACCACGATCTTTCAAGAATGTTTTGAGTTCATCAATTGTTTTCACGTCGTTTTCGGTTGCAATCTTATCTACAACTTCTTTAGGTATGAATTCCGCGACTCGTTCTTTCACTGAAGCTGGCATCCATACCACTCGGTTCCATCCGCCATCGGTTTTGAGGAATTTTGGCGACCGCATGTATTCGATGGAGATGCCGTGAAAGCCATCAACTTGTCTGCCACCTGCCGTGGAGTCCGCTATGGTTGAGAAAGGAAGCCCGTTTATCGTAACGTCTTTGAAACCTCGATGAACTAGTCCAAAGCCGTCGGCCTCTGGAATGTAGAAAGCAGCACCTTCAAAACAGCCGCAGGACGTGTGGGGATAGCCGAAAGCTGTGTAGAGCCAAACTCTTGTAACTTCACCTAACGATTTTTGTTTAACAACTTCGTTAATTCCCGAGAACTCTCCTTTCTCCGCATCGATTACTTCACCTTTGTCTATTTCAAAAACTGGTCCTTTTGGGTCTATTCTTGCAGATGCTCTTCCGTCAAACCAACTGATGGAACCACAGTTTGAGTATCGTTGTGGTGTGATTACACATACGTGAGTAGGGGCAAAGGATTGACATAAGGTGCAGCCGTAGAACTTGTCGACTTCTTGGTCCTTTAATCCTCGAGCTCTGGCGTCTCTGGCTTCGTATATGTCTAGAGCTTCTTTCCAA
This portion of the Candidatus Bathyarchaeota archaeon genome encodes:
- the cdhC gene encoding CO dehydrogenase/CO-methylating acetyl-CoA synthase complex subunit beta; protein product: MFEDIPVEVGVIYEGDRIRRKNMHVELGGPKQEHKFELARVKKPEEIEDGKVSIIGPDIKDMSEGGSYSLGLIIEVSGEKLEPELEGVIERRIHEYSNFIEGFMHLNQRYDIWLRLDKKSFNKGLNSFEYVGKVLQRLFKSELPIIEKIQVKFITDPTKVEEHWKEALDIYEARDARARGLKDQEVDKFYGCTLCQSFAPTHVCVITPQRYSNCGSISWFDGRASARIDPKGPVFEIDKGEVIDAEKGEFSGINEVVKQKSLGEVTRVWLYTAFGYPHTSCGCFEGAAFYIPEADGFGLVHRGFKDVTINGLPFSTIADSTAGGRQVDGFHGISIEYMRSPKFLKTDGGWNRVVWMPASVKERVAEFIPKEVVDKIATENDVKTIDELKTFLKDRGHSIVETWKEEPVAVEEAVPTEVEGEIAAGIPAATVPTLPIITGGYKIILKDAKIYAKKVIIRSMKGEKLGEKRK